ATCCAAATCTACATAACAATCTTTTGTTTAATTGAGTATCTGTTTTTTGCGATTGGACAAAATACAATGACTTCTGATTATTGCCAAGTGAgccttttgttgtgtgatttggCCTTTGTAATGTAGTACTTTAACTGATtgccaatatttaaaaaatcaatGAACATTTGTCTTATTTCCTCCAGTCTTTCTCTCCTCGTTAAGTAGTTTATTGAAATTCACTTGACATGTTTAgtactttgtgtgtgcgtgtgtgtgtgtgtgtgtgtgtggctaatGGTTTGAGCAGAAGCCACATCGCCCAAGTGTATCAAAGGTGGCAGGGAAGTGCCTTTTGGTTGAATAGATTTTTTGCTAATCATGTTCACGTGCATGATTATTATTTGCAGTTATCAATGTATTTCAGGCTGACTGGCTGATCAAAATCAGCCATGTCAGAGCTGTACTCAAGAAAACGACCTTGAAGTTGAAAGCTGGATTTCTGCCTCTTCATTAGATCATTTTGCTTTTTTGGTAGAAGATGCGAGTAAGCCGCCTCCAATATTTTGAAAGGGGAAATACATTTCCAGTGCCGCTAGCAGGATTGGCTTCTCCCGCTGTTTTGGTGTCCACATACAGACAAAGTGAATGCATGAAAACGGCATGAACTGTGatgcgtctctctctccttcccattGTATTATTGGAAAGTGGACTattggggagagaaaaaggaacTCTTCACTTAATTGACAGACAAATGCACCCATCAGTTCATGTGCCTTCATCATGTACATGCGTATGTCTGCCATTGATgtttttgaattcatttttcatgGACATCCTTGAAATAAATGATACAAGTTATAGCCAttttccttgtttttattttgttctacTTTTACCTTTACTCATGCCATCTGCATTGTCAGGTTTTTATTTAATAGCTGTAAGGTAATTCTATAGCCAACCGGATTTGGCATAGTTTTATTTTACTCTTCACAACTGGATGATGGAATCCGTGGGAAAAAATACACAcctacccagcatgcactgcgCCGATATActtttcccatcatgcagtTTCAGAAACATGGCGGCTGACAGCTTTCATAACGTCGATGACACCGCTAACTAGCACATTCTTTCTGAGCAGTTTTGAATAACTTAACATTGGTGTTAAAGATTCTGCACAATGCCGAAATATTACGAAGATAAAGAGGAGGACACCCGAGCGTGCGCGGGGATCAGAGAGGACTTCCGGGCGTGTCTCCTCGAGCACGACTGCGTAGTAAAGGTAAAGAAACGTCCTCTGGTCATAACATCTGAATATGTAACATAAGTCACGTTACATCAATGAAACGGTTCTTTGTTGGATCATACTACAAACGCCTGGAAACTTAAATTCCTCATGAAGCTACCTAACGCTAAATTGAACAGTAGCAACCAGTCTAATAaccagctagctgctagctagcGTTGACATTAGCTCACTTAACCACTAACAGTTTGACGTTCAGCGGAACGCAACATTATATAGAAGCTAACCATTTAATAAAGAGTAGTACATATCAGCAACTGTTCGTCGAATTTTTGTGAGACGCTGTTTACCTCAACATTACTGCTCACAGAATATGTGGTTCTTTGATGGCTTGCTAACCAGCTAACACGCTAGCACCGTGCAACTAACGTTACTTCCGATAAGGTGCTGTCACAGTATCTCACACCACCTGAAACATCAGATACATTACAGCCTTAGGTGAACATGTTGTTCAGTGTTAAACCCTAACAGAAGTCAATTGATTTAGATATCATAATATATTTGAGAGAATTCTGCTTTTGGGAGCTGCCCATGTAACCGGTTTCTTGATTAATGTGCCAGGAGGGGAAGATGCCCAGTGAGTGTCTGAAGGAAGGCCACTGCAAAGCCCTTCAAACATCCTTCTTTGAGTGCAAAAGGTCAATGGTAAGTCAGTCGTAATCTCCTTGTGCAACAAGGAACCGGTAGAAGGTGAAAGAGTAAAAGGAATATTTGACCTGCCTCTTTCCTTTTGTGTCTAAGCTGTTTTCCCAAAAGCCAAATAGAAAATGAAAGCCTGACATGTTTACTCACACAATATTTGTTGCATAAAGATAACTTTTTAGCTGTGCTGCACACTAACCAACTATCTGTGTTCTTTCAACAGCTGGACACGCGGTCAAGATTCCGAGGAAGGAAAGGATACTGAGTAACCGTCTGATGAGCAAGTGCTAATACTTCTAATAAATCATCCATGAGCACTGCGCACGGGTCAGTGCAGCTTCAGGACATCCTCTGCAGCACATATTCCAAGACATTGGGAATCAAAGGACAACCATATGAACAATGTACTGTAGATACAAAGGTGACCAGCTCAGCAGCATGTATTGCTGCAAAACCCATGGTCAGCTTTCTCTGCGTGTTTGCTATGAAACACTCAATGTaatcaaataattaaaatgtgaagAAAGTTTATTACAAGGAGAGGCTTTTATCAAACCCAATTTTTGGTGTAAAAAGCTATTCCACACTTAAGGTACACTATGGCACTTACATTCTTCATGAAATTGGAGATTAGTCATTCCTGCAACAGACCACAGAAACCCTGCTCACTATTGCTAAATTAGCGCGTTCAAAGCAGTCATTTCAAAGCAGCCATCATCATCTGCTTAAACTTCTCCAAATCCACCTTCTTCATGATATGAGCCTTGTGAGCCTTCTTCAGGAAGCCCACGGTGTCGACGACCATCATGCCCCTGGTGTGCGTGCCCGTCAGCTCCACGGTGACGGGATAATGGTCGCTTTCTGTGATGAACGACTCGTCGACGGCAGCAGCCATGGCGTACGAGTCACAGGAAATGAAACCCGTGCCGGCGACCAACTCCTTCTGGAGGCGCTCGCTTTGCGACGCGTTGATGCTGTGCTGGAAGATCCGCGCCATGAAGCGAGCCTTGTCTGTGTCCTGCGCCAACCAGGTGTGGCAAAACTCCTGTCAACCCCAgtgaaaatgtaaacacagcgCAGGGTCGTTGATGCATTATCTAATTGAAAAAAGGTGATGTGCTGTAATTAGGTGAATTATTATGTTAGTAGAATGTAAAAAAGCCTTGCCCAGGATAGCTTGCTGTAGCAGGTAAACTCCCAGCAGGCCAAGTAGGTGGGACACTGGTAGTCGTTCAGCACAATGTGCGCAGCTTCTGGATCGGCGGCGAAGTTGAACTCGCCACACACTGTAGTGTTTCCTCGAGCTGAAGGAGCGAACCACAGAAAGACTCCGATCACTCACTGAACTCAACCGTAACAGGATGTGGACACAAGTGTTGGGCTACAGATGACAGGGGTTCTCCTTTTGAATAATCTTATCTCGATCACTTGTCTTGTGCTTTTGTTAGGATAATACCAGACATCAATGAAAATGACGGCCACTTGCAGTCATAGCCGTGACAATCAGAGGGGCTTTTCCTCAAAGTACATTATGTAGTCTGAAACTCGGTCACCTTCACCACCGTTTGGTTAAAGTTCATGATTTCACTGACATTCAGTGTTTCCTCCCATGATGTAGAGCCCTCGGAGTTTGTTCGGTAGAGACGGGTCCATCTTCACAGCCAGAGCCAGGTTGGTGAGCGGTGCCGTGGCAACCAGAGTCACCTGGGGAATAAACATGGGCTGAAAGACCTGAGAGGGgcaacccccccatcccccctctcccctcctcctcccccctgtgaAACACCCCTCTCACCTCTCCTGGGTTCTCATTGACAATCCTGATTATGGCCGACACGGCGCCCTCCTTCTGAAGCAGGTCCAGACCGGGGGCGTTGGGGTCAGGAGCGTCTCCCAGCCCGTCCTTCCCGTGGAAGTCTCCCGCATCAATGCATTCCCCAAGGATCGGCTTGGCCGAACCTTTAAACACTGGAATCTGAAAAAAGAAGAGCATCTACATTTGTACTGCTGTTATCGCTACACACATGAGATATATATAATACGACACATGGACACCTTTTAACCGTCAGCGCAACATTTGTACTAGTGTAGTTCACTTTTCTCAGCTATTCGGCTGGAGTAATTTTAGAGAAGGTTTGGTTTACAACATTGTTAAATGATGTTACTTTCCTGTGACAAAATGagtcaaaaacatattttgagtGAAATTATCTCTTTACtgttgattcatttaaatttcagaaaatgtgtaaaacactGAATATATTTATGcaataattattttataattGTATAGTTAATTTATTACTCAAttagaaatatatacatatttatttcctACATTTTAAAGAGATACTAATCTAATTCAACtgaacatttaaattaaaactaTCAGTTAAAATAAGTCTGCACCGTTTCCTTGCAAATATGTAGTAGGCTTATATCCAGTTTTTTCCTTTAAATacagtaaaaacaaatacactagTTGATCAACAGATCTGGACCATATGATACTTGTAAAGTTCTTTTTTGAAATATGCAATACCCTAAATAGATACagaagttgaaaaaaaagtatctttttAGGCACTGGGATGAGATTGATGACCGTCTTATCGATTAATTTCAAATCTAATCAGGTTTTCCATTGAGTGAAAAACAAAGCACTTTATGTGTTAAACTAAGTCAGAAGCAGTGCCAATGACGTTGAGCTTATGGAGCTTTGTGTACTTTGGCCCGGGTCCCTGCCCCGAAGTTGTAAATCAACCACACATTGTCGGGCAGTTGCATAAACAGCCCTTGTGACGCCAGCTACTTCCTCCCACACTCTTGTCCAAAAACACTGAAGATGGTCAACAAGAAAGGACATTAATCACAAGTAAATCGTGCCAGGATCATGAAACATCTACACTGCGCCAAAAGCACCCGCTGCACGCACCTCCAGTCTGCTGCAGGCCTGCAGAACTCGCAGCGTGTTCTTACACACATTCTCCAACGAGGTGTTCCCGTGCACACAGGTGACGCCCAGGAGCTCCACGTTGGGGGCGGCCAGCGCCAACATGATGGCCTGAGCATCGTCCACCCCGCAGTCcacgtccaccagcagcttCCTGCTCATCATGGACCCTGACGAGCAAAGGGCACTAGTCAGAAAACACTGCTACCCTGATACGCTTTGGTTTTACTCCTCCAGCACGCACACCATCTGCCACAAACCACTGGTGCAGAGAGATGTGGGGCGACCTGTCGTTTGACTCACACCTACTTGTAGCTGAGTGGGGAAGAAATGAACTCTGTTGTTGGAAGAATCTTGATCTCCTTGAAGGGAACCAACAACGGTCAGCAGCAAACAAACCTTTGAGCAGCAAGGAGCAAATCACGAAGTGAGTGGACTGGATGTTATGCAACAGGGAGGAAAAAACGCCCAATAACTCTGTTAATCATTGTCTTTCAACAGGTGTACAATAAACACACCAACTTGTTGCGAGTAGCACATGCAAAACCAATTAAAATGACATATAAATCAATAGATTACAGTGATAGTTAAAGTGCCTTTACTTTATCAATATCAGTATTAGCCTAAGTACTTTCGCACAGCTCTCATGACGTGAATATAGTTTAAATACAGTTTAATTTCTGTAATTCCATCGCTCATGAGCACGCGAACGTCTTCGGCTCTTTCATTAATCTGTTAATCGAGCCAACGCGACAGCTGAAGCACGGATGCGTCGCAAGTTCGGTGCCCGTGTCGACTGCCTCATGCACGGCTCCAGCTTCCAGGTGTCCGTGTAACGGTGGAGCCTCGTCTCACCTCCACGCAGAGCTGCTGTGAACATGGGAGTGTGACCGAGGCCGCGCGGACGAACCCGAGAGGAACAGGGAGGTCTCACTCCGCCCGGGGGAGGGAAGCACTCGCTCACTTGTTGGGGTAATGGTGGAAACTCGcatacaaacacaaaactacaaacaCGTGTGCGCTGAAACCCCTTCAATGTTTCGTAATTGGCCGTGAACTGTGATGACGTGGGTCGACGCGCGCATGCGTGGGTGAGTGTATAGATTTCTATTTTGACCTTCGGTCAGTGTTTAAACGGTGAAGGGATTGTCTTTAAACGATGCGATCTATGTCGATGACATCACTTCCGGGAGCTTTGTGAAAGGGAAATCTTGATTCGTTGTGGTGCGACATCGTTGTCCTCCAAAGAGTCCGCGTAGGCCTCAACTTCCCCGTTCGTCTCCTCTGGGGGGGCGATACCGTACGACCATAGGCTTATATTGTTTATAATACCATCGTTCAGTTGTAAATAATTCAATCGATAAAGGATAATTTGCATTAATGTGCTTCTGTTTCGGTGTCCCGGTATTGTGCATTCTAATATTTGTTACTATGCATTGAGCCACTGTGATCGCGCAGCGATTGAACCTTGCTTGTCTGGTAAATTAGGCCTTGATGAGGAGCCCATTTCAAGAAATAGTGATGctaatgtcatttattttaagtCTCCGTGGAGGTACTTtatgaagagttttttttttactttgccaTTTTAGAAGATAAATTATTTTCTGCTTAATTCACTAATCATACTGTTGGAAGTTACTTCACAGACACAGGCACATGGCATGGACAAGCCTTTATTCAGTATTCACTTTATACCTCTGTGGGGGTGCAGGCCTCTCCAAAAACTCGCAGGTCCGACCCGTGTGCATGTACAACCGATCAAATCAAGGTTCCTTCTGCCTCAATAACAACGGAGAAAACTCAAATAGCATTTGGCAACAACAGCCGGACATGAATAActgtaagaaaataaaatccactgttcttatatgttttatacAATTAAGTACATCAAGTGTTAAACTGGTGGTGGGAGAAAAACGCATCTTTCAAGTATTCATGAGTAATTCATTGGTAATAAACAGTCTACAATcgcaatgaaataaaataaaatagtagaATAGTTTTTTCTTCATGCAGGTAAAATTATTACTCTAAGTTTTCATCCAATGTCATAAAGACATACAAATTCTGCATAATTCAACTGAGTGCTGCAAAATtgagaacacacactgtaataAATAGTTAAAAGAGGCTTAAAGTTTGAAGGGAAAACCAACTGCTAGTGCTGCATTTAACCTTAATACGGCTTAAATGTCTAGAAATGTTCGTAGAGTAATGTGATGCACCACATTTGATGCCGACAATTTGTGAACAAGTTCCCATTGACGCTGCCGGCGAAGCGGCAGAAGAACCTCAGAAGTCACATCATTGTGATACAAATGCCAGGAAGTGGTGTGACATGTGTATTTTCTGAAGAAGAGCTGTGTCTTTCTAGAGAGTGATAGAGTTGGATAATAGTGTGAttgaagaagaaagacaagaagGAGACACAGTGCAACGTAAATAAGTACTTTCGTAATTTGTTAACAGGCAAAGACATCGGTTTTAAGAAACCTAAAGGTCTAATCAAAGCCCCGCCAGGCATCTTCTCATGTAGCTTCAAGTGGCATTTTCCTTACAAACACAATCTCAAGACATTTGCAATAACTAGACAATCACTCGCTAAATTTAGATTTTCCTAAATTTGTCACCTCTTGTCTTGTCATGGGCTCTCAACTTTTCAATTCACACAATCTCAATTTACTTGTACctttaaagaagaaaagtggtattattctttatttatctCAATAAATCCCATTGTTGGTTTTGGTCAATGGGAAAAACCAACAATGGGATTTATTGagataaataaagaataataccacttttctttttgtgtttctaaAAACAGCTCCACTACTTTCTTACCCTGAATGTGGCCCATTTATACCTcctaaacacaaagaaaacagaaacagatgTAGTTTACTCTCTCgttaaatcaaatgttacaGCAGGAATCAGCTTCTGGGCAATCAGGAAACAAGCTGTGTCAGCCGCCAGCTGGATCAATTCATTGGAAAAATGCAGAATATCGACAGCCTCATCCTCTGAATTACTGATGAACGGACCAAATAACAGCAGTGAGGACCATAAAATAAATGCTTCCTGATGCTACGACCGGTGCAGCAGCCAACACAGTGCTCTGCACACTGCTACGATGCAACGGctgtgagaggtgtgtgtgtgatcactactggaggagaggggagaccACTATCAATCAATCTACAGTAGCACTGGAACGTGGACATTTATCATCTTAACGGTGACTAATCACAAAACGAGGGGCTGCTGCTCCGGTTGGTGTTCGGTATTTGGGTTTGCGTGGTTGCTCTCATCGTTATCCTCCtcagtcttttttctttttttttccccaaccaGTGAGAAGAGTCCTCTTAGGTCTCAACCTTCCCGTAGGTGCCCTCTGGAGGGCGATACTGTTTGGGGAAGGCTTTGAGCTGCAGGGAGTTGAAGGCGTATTTACGACAGCCCACGTTCTTCATGGTGTTCTCTCTCCTACAGCCCTCACTGCGGAGAAACAGAACCTATGCATTATTTACACCTCTCGTTATTTTACCTGCACTTTTGTGTGACTTTCAACGTCATCGGCTGACCTGCGCATGCAGTCCAGGGCCTGGTAGAAGACCTGCGGGGCGAGGGCGTGCTCCTGCTGCAGGATCTGACACTGCTCCAGCGTCACAGACATGGCTGTGCGGTCCTTGGCGCTTTTACAGCTGGTGAAACGCACCCCGTTCAGGCGGCGGCACACCTTTAGGGTCGGGACAAAGAGATCAGATGAAGACGCAGCTCTTAAATGAGCACCGAGGAGACGTGAGGGGGAAGTCTACCTCGGCTGCTTGCCAC
The window above is part of the Gasterosteus aculeatus chromosome 16, fGasAcu3.hap1.1, whole genome shotgun sequence genome. Proteins encoded here:
- the LOC120833992 gene encoding inosine-uridine preferring nucleoside hydrolase isoform X2 — encoded protein: MMSRKLLVDVDCGVDDAQAIMLALAAPNVELLGVTCVHGNTSLENVCKNTLRVLQACSRLEIPVFKGSAKPILGECIDAGDFHGKDGLGDAPDPNAPGLDLLQKEGAVSAIIRIVNENPGEVTLVATAPLTNLALAVKMDPSLPNKLRGLYIMGGNTESRGNTTVCGEFNFAADPEAAHIVLNDYQCPTYLACWEFTCYSKLSWEFCHTWLAQDTDKARFMARIFQHSINASQSERLQKELVAGTGFISCDSYAMAAAVDESFITESDHYPVTVELTGTHTRGMMVVDTVGFLKKAHKAHIMKKVDLEKFKQMMMAALK
- the LOC120833992 gene encoding inosine-uridine preferring nucleoside hydrolase isoform X3 translates to MFTAALRGGLFAADRCWFPSRRSRFFQQQSSFLPHSATRSMMSRKLLVDVDCGVDDAQAIMLALAAPNVELLGVTCVHGNTSLENVCKNTLRVLQACSRLEIPVFKGSAKPILGECIDAGDFHGKDGLGDAPDPNAPGLDLLQKEGAVSAIIRIVNENPGEVTLVATAPLTNLALAVKMDPSLPNKLRGLYIMGGNTESRGNTTVCGEFNFAADPEAAHIVLNDYQCPTYLACWEFTCYSKLSWEFCHTWLAQDTDKARFMARIFQHSINASQSERLQKELVAGTGFISCDSYAMAAAVDESFITESDHYPVTVELTGTHTRGMMVVDTVGFLKKAHKAHIMKKVDLEKFKQMMMAALK
- the coa5 gene encoding cytochrome c oxidase assembly factor 5, producing the protein MPKYYEDKEEDTRACAGIREDFRACLLEHDCVVKEGKMPSECLKEGHCKALQTSFFECKRSMLDTRSRFRGRKGY
- the LOC120833992 gene encoding inosine-uridine preferring nucleoside hydrolase isoform X1 codes for the protein MELQKLNCLFAADRCWFPSRRSRFFQQQSSFLPHSATRSMMSRKLLVDVDCGVDDAQAIMLALAAPNVELLGVTCVHGNTSLENVCKNTLRVLQACSRLEIPVFKGSAKPILGECIDAGDFHGKDGLGDAPDPNAPGLDLLQKEGAVSAIIRIVNENPGEVTLVATAPLTNLALAVKMDPSLPNKLRGLYIMGGNTESRGNTTVCGEFNFAADPEAAHIVLNDYQCPTYLACWEFTCYSKLSWEFCHTWLAQDTDKARFMARIFQHSINASQSERLQKELVAGTGFISCDSYAMAAAVDESFITESDHYPVTVELTGTHTRGMMVVDTVGFLKKAHKAHIMKKVDLEKFKQMMMAALK